The following proteins are co-located in the candidate division KSB1 bacterium genome:
- a CDS encoding cell wall metabolism sensor histidine kinase WalK, producing the protein MTMKILEKHSFSRKIFFIILAVSVLPLLICGIFVVKISLLVNLVDQKTLLLFFSLLFLLTIVLTALGSITISKRIDEPIKQFTRSATEIARGNFNHRVPVEGDDEWGRLAKIINFMTTELRRLNNMNLNQIINEKNKTKTILKNIADGVIVTGPDNKVLVVNSVAQSWLGLSEEEILDQPVEKVIYEQNLLALVNKIRAGENSNDSKVELTIKPYNKKKQIVVQAKAARVIDADNNLIGIVTIFRDITKEKEIDRMKTELVSMVAHELRSPLTSIAGFSELLLDEGLTPEQSKEYAEIILKESNRLGDLINKFLDISRIESGKSQMHKTPVQMGHVIESVLEMNMYLAERKGMKVTLNIPEDLDTVWVDREMMGEVILNLFSNAVKYSPEGRPIIIEVQDKEDEQLVRVIDRGYGIPEKSLNRIFDKFYRVTDDEHVQEITGSGLGLSLVKEIIELHEGSIWVESKLGEGSIFTFSIPKKGNEMVTQEETMTAEQNEAV; encoded by the coding sequence GTCAACCTGGTCGACCAAAAGACCTTATTGTTGTTCTTTTCCCTACTTTTTCTGTTGACGATCGTCCTAACTGCTTTGGGATCTATTACGATCAGTAAGCGGATTGACGAGCCAATAAAACAGTTTACTCGAAGCGCAACTGAAATTGCACGAGGTAATTTCAACCATAGGGTCCCAGTGGAGGGTGATGATGAATGGGGAAGATTGGCCAAGATCATCAATTTTATGACCACTGAGCTGCGTCGGCTCAATAATATGAACCTCAACCAGATCATCAATGAGAAAAATAAAACTAAAACTATCCTTAAAAACATTGCTGATGGGGTAATCGTGACTGGGCCGGATAACAAAGTCCTGGTCGTTAATTCTGTTGCACAGTCGTGGTTGGGGTTAAGCGAAGAGGAGATTTTGGACCAGCCAGTTGAGAAAGTCATTTATGAGCAAAACTTGCTGGCGCTTGTCAACAAGATTCGAGCTGGAGAGAATAGCAATGATAGCAAGGTGGAGCTGACGATCAAGCCTTATAATAAAAAGAAACAGATTGTCGTTCAAGCGAAAGCAGCTCGCGTCATTGATGCAGATAATAATTTAATCGGCATTGTAACAATTTTTCGAGATATCACCAAAGAAAAAGAAATCGACCGCATGAAGACAGAACTAGTGTCCATGGTGGCGCATGAGTTACGCTCACCACTCACTAGCATTGCTGGTTTTAGTGAACTTTTGCTCGATGAAGGGCTTACGCCTGAACAATCCAAAGAATACGCTGAGATTATCCTAAAAGAGTCCAACCGCCTTGGCGATCTAATCAATAAGTTTTTAGATATTTCACGAATCGAATCAGGTAAGAGTCAGATGCATAAGACTCCTGTCCAAATGGGACATGTGATTGAGAGTGTGTTGGAGATGAACATGTATCTGGCTGAACGGAAAGGGATGAAGGTCACGCTGAATATTCCTGAAGATCTTGATACCGTTTGGGTGGATCGTGAGATGATGGGTGAGGTCATTTTAAATCTGTTCAGCAATGCAGTGAAATACAGTCCTGAGGGGAGACCGATCATCATTGAGGTTCAAGACAAAGAAGACGAACAATTGGTAAGGGTGATCGATCGGGGATATGGAATCCCAGAGAAATCGCTCAATCGGATTTTCGATAAATTTTATCGCGTCACTGATGATGAGCATGTACAAGAGATCACTGGCTCAGGTTTAGGATTATCGTTGGTCAAAGAAATTATTGAGTTGCATGAGGGATCAATTTGGGTCGAGAGCAAACTTGGTGAGGGGTCGATCTTCACTTTCTCCATCCCTAAAAAAGGAAACGAAATGGTGACTCAAGAAGAGACAATGACGGCCGAGCAAAATGAGGCTGTTTAG
- a CDS encoding PAS domain S-box protein: protein MLVPQKSNQLFNLKDRKSLTDLENFISDHVYRSSQTIAPMTFSSRSPSKKTILLIDDDPDMIEIGRKIIVSAGYNFISASNGQEGLDFILKYKPDLILLDYMMPVMNGVEVFNRLVTSQRYKHLADTPVIMITAQTEYDIDRTALFEMGLAAFLIKPFGHRELMNVIDNVFILHQVRQKNKELEQKIRRTEYKYQDLIENANDLIYTLNLKGDFIFINRRLSTLAGFAREDWIGRSFFDLVAPEDRVEARNNFNMTIQGKARIFEIRMICQTGAPLYLSMNINPIFEKGEVVGVVGIARDITQRKKLEQEITELKNFNESIIQSMGAGLITLDLERRITSFNNGAEEVLGYKSDEVIGKYIDEILPIEESRKLLPDVISHEHSLLNREMELTRKDGKKVFVGYTVTPRIDNHNLKVGTIISFRDISQIKQMQIEVVRMDRLASLGVLASGIAHEVRNPLAGIKTMAQILEEELDKTDSRQEYLARIIKQVNRLDNLLRALFSYAKPREPQRKTYQLNEIIKEAEILLQDRFKNANLTYQKKFDPNLVPVFVDFNQIQQVFINLYMNAIDAMPQGGLLEVTARTVETVIYARDRRKRSFIQANKPGRYVEVAVRDTGIGIKPDQLNIIFDPFFTTKPQGTGLGLSIVYRIIEEHGGDIRVDSKVGEGTTFTLLLPTEE, encoded by the coding sequence ATGCTGGTGCCGCAAAAATCGAATCAACTGTTTAATTTAAAGGATCGAAAAAGTTTGACCGATCTGGAAAATTTCATCAGCGACCATGTATATCGCAGCAGTCAAACAATTGCCCCGATGACATTCAGCTCAAGATCCCCCAGCAAGAAGACCATTTTACTGATCGATGACGATCCTGACATGATTGAGATCGGTCGAAAGATTATTGTCTCGGCAGGGTACAATTTTATTTCCGCCTCTAATGGTCAAGAGGGATTAGATTTCATTCTAAAATATAAGCCCGATTTGATCCTTTTGGATTACATGATGCCAGTGATGAACGGAGTGGAGGTGTTTAACCGGTTGGTTACCAGTCAGCGGTACAAACACTTAGCCGACACACCAGTAATTATGATCACAGCGCAGACAGAATATGATATCGATCGTACGGCTTTATTTGAAATGGGATTGGCTGCGTTTTTAATCAAGCCGTTCGGACATCGAGAACTGATGAATGTGATCGATAACGTATTCATTCTGCACCAGGTGCGGCAGAAGAACAAAGAGTTAGAACAGAAAATTCGACGCACTGAATACAAATATCAAGACCTCATTGAGAACGCCAATGATTTAATTTATACGCTCAATTTGAAAGGAGATTTTATCTTCATCAATCGCCGCTTAAGCACCTTAGCCGGTTTCGCGCGCGAAGATTGGATCGGACGCAGCTTTTTTGATCTGGTTGCTCCAGAAGATCGAGTTGAGGCACGGAACAATTTTAATATGACCATCCAGGGCAAGGCGCGCATTTTTGAGATTCGAATGATCTGCCAGACTGGTGCTCCGCTTTATCTCTCTATGAACATCAATCCCATTTTTGAAAAAGGGGAAGTGGTGGGTGTAGTTGGGATTGCTCGAGATATTACCCAACGTAAGAAGCTGGAACAGGAGATCACCGAATTAAAAAATTTTAATGAAAGCATTATTCAAAGCATGGGCGCTGGTTTGATTACCCTGGATCTTGAGCGCCGAATTACTTCTTTTAATAATGGAGCAGAGGAAGTTTTGGGGTATAAAAGTGACGAAGTTATTGGCAAATATATCGACGAAATTTTGCCCATTGAAGAAAGCCGCAAGTTATTGCCCGATGTTATCTCCCATGAGCACTCTTTATTGAATCGCGAGATGGAATTAACGCGCAAAGACGGCAAGAAGGTATTTGTTGGATACACCGTTACACCGAGGATCGACAATCATAATTTAAAGGTTGGCACCATCATCTCCTTTCGAGATATCTCTCAGATTAAGCAGATGCAGATTGAAGTTGTACGGATGGATCGGCTGGCGTCCTTAGGGGTTTTGGCTTCAGGGATCGCCCATGAGGTTCGAAATCCGTTAGCGGGGATAAAGACGATGGCGCAAATCCTTGAAGAAGAGTTAGACAAAACCGATTCTCGTCAAGAGTATCTGGCACGGATCATTAAGCAAGTGAATCGGCTGGATAATCTGCTCCGCGCCCTATTTTCTTACGCGAAGCCACGAGAACCCCAGCGAAAAACCTATCAGCTCAACGAGATCATCAAAGAAGCTGAAATTCTCTTGCAAGATCGGTTTAAAAATGCTAATCTCACGTACCAAAAGAAATTCGATCCGAACTTAGTGCCAGTGTTTGTAGATTTTAATCAAATCCAGCAGGTGTTTATTAATTTGTACATGAATGCAATTGACGCAATGCCTCAAGGAGGCTTATTAGAAGTGACCGCCCGAACAGTCGAAACGGTCATTTATGCTCGTGATCGGAGGAAACGAAGCTTTATCCAAGCGAATAAGCCTGGTCGGTACGTTGAGGTGGCTGTCCGCGATACCGGAATTGGCATTAAGCCAGATCAGTTGAATATAATCTTTGATCCATTTTTTACGACCAAACCCCAGGGAACCGGATTGGGGTTGTCGATCGTTTATCGAATCATTGAAGAGCATGGTGGAGATATCCGAGTCGATAGTAAGGTTGGGGAAGGCACGACTTTCACGTTATTATTGCCGACGGAGGAGTGA
- a CDS encoding sigma-54 dependent transcriptional regulator produces MNERILIVDDEEVLTLGYSKYLSKLGYQVKTASSGEEAIEILKKEIFDLMLLDIRLPAMDGMQVLAKAHEIDPDLLVIIITAYGSVPSAVDAMKGGAYDYITKGFDHDQLGMVVKKALDVHRLKREVSQLKLNEQRQYPDIAIFGNSPKIRSVKELIKVVAKTPKTSVLIQGESGTGKELVSKAIHKLSSRADKPLIAINCSAIPENLMESELFGYEKGAFTDAKAMKKGVFELAHGGTLFLDEISSMKLSLQPKLLRVLETQSFRRIGGTSDIKIDVRIIAATNQDLKECVKNGTFREDLYYRLKVMVINLPPLRERVEDIIPMAKLFIEQNNNEFSKNIMGLTEEAEQLLLNYDWPGNVRELKNVIERAVILCQKNFIDVEHLPIELRTAPQKEPKAAPLPSVPDGAVSLQDMERKHIIETLQRFDGNKSKAARVLNISRSTLREKLKQYGIA; encoded by the coding sequence ATGAATGAACGAATACTGATTGTTGACGATGAAGAAGTTTTAACCTTAGGCTATTCCAAATACCTCTCCAAGTTGGGGTATCAGGTTAAGACCGCATCTTCAGGGGAGGAGGCCATCGAAATTTTGAAAAAAGAGATTTTCGATTTGATGTTATTAGACATCAGACTGCCAGCCATGGACGGAATGCAAGTCCTGGCCAAAGCCCATGAGATTGATCCAGACCTACTTGTCATCATCATTACCGCGTATGGGTCAGTGCCCTCTGCGGTTGATGCCATGAAGGGTGGCGCTTACGACTACATAACGAAAGGATTTGATCACGACCAACTTGGAATGGTTGTGAAAAAAGCATTAGATGTGCATCGTCTGAAACGCGAAGTCTCCCAATTGAAACTGAATGAGCAACGTCAATATCCTGACATAGCTATTTTTGGTAATAGCCCCAAGATCAGAAGTGTCAAGGAGCTTATCAAAGTTGTTGCAAAAACTCCGAAAACTTCGGTTCTGATTCAAGGCGAAAGCGGAACCGGCAAAGAATTGGTCTCCAAAGCAATTCATAAACTGAGTTCCCGCGCTGATAAGCCACTGATCGCCATCAATTGCAGCGCAATCCCTGAAAATCTTATGGAAAGCGAGTTGTTTGGTTATGAGAAAGGCGCTTTTACTGATGCAAAGGCAATGAAAAAAGGCGTCTTCGAACTCGCTCATGGCGGGACATTGTTCCTTGATGAAATATCCAGCATGAAATTGTCCCTTCAACCTAAATTGCTCCGCGTACTGGAAACACAAAGCTTTCGTCGAATTGGCGGAACCAGTGACATTAAGATCGATGTGCGCATTATTGCTGCCACTAATCAGGATTTGAAAGAATGCGTTAAAAATGGCACGTTCCGTGAAGATTTGTACTATCGTCTGAAGGTCATGGTAATCAATTTGCCGCCATTGCGAGAGCGAGTAGAGGATATTATTCCAATGGCCAAGTTGTTTATCGAACAAAATAACAACGAATTTTCGAAAAACATCATGGGATTAACAGAAGAAGCTGAGCAACTGCTGCTAAACTATGATTGGCCTGGAAATGTTCGTGAATTGAAGAATGTGATTGAGCGGGCCGTAATATTATGTCAGAAAAATTTTATTGATGTTGAACATCTTCCCATAGAACTGCGAACCGCACCACAAAAAGAGCCTAAAGCAGCGCCGCTGCCATCGGTTCCAGATGGAGCGGTCTCATTACAGGATATGGAGCGGAAACATATCATCGAGACACTCCAAAGATTCGATGGCAATAAATCCAAAGCCGCCCGAGTACTAAATATCTCGCGTTCCACGTTGCGAGAAAAGCTGAAGCAATATGGCATCGCCTGA
- a CDS encoding response regulator: MAYVPKKILIADDEEDLTWSISKSLRKENQEYEIICVNSGDAAIKMLERQSFDLLISDIRMPGKDGLGLLSFVQQHYPNMKVIVMSAWRHSDVQDIVKNDSTICYIEKPFEIHDLKETIARALNGNLESHQTRLINLSLKDIVQHNSQKKFDGSLNGSNGQDHGTKYVNGGEVIQVTVDEEESEHTFRDILNWNRFDYDIGLIDPPSRRSIHEKWRGLGEKKDPNIGV; the protein is encoded by the coding sequence ATGGCTTATGTCCCCAAAAAGATATTGATTGCTGATGATGAAGAAGATTTAACGTGGAGTATCTCGAAAAGCCTTAGAAAAGAAAATCAAGAGTACGAGATTATCTGCGTGAATTCAGGGGATGCTGCGATCAAGATGTTGGAACGGCAATCTTTTGATTTGCTGATCTCAGATATCCGAATGCCAGGAAAGGATGGCTTGGGATTATTAAGCTTTGTTCAACAGCATTACCCAAATATGAAAGTGATTGTTATGAGTGCTTGGCGACATTCGGATGTGCAAGATATCGTTAAGAATGATTCGACGATTTGTTATATCGAAAAACCATTTGAAATCCATGACCTCAAGGAAACTATCGCGCGAGCTTTAAATGGCAATTTAGAGAGTCATCAGACTCGATTGATTAATTTATCTCTCAAGGACATTGTTCAACACAATAGCCAGAAAAAATTTGATGGATCATTAAACGGTTCTAATGGACAAGATCATGGCACAAAGTATGTTAATGGAGGGGAAGTCATTCAGGTAACTGTTGATGAGGAAGAAAGCGAACATACTTTCCGAGATATATTAAATTGGAACCGCTTCGATTATGATATTGGCTTGATAGATCCTCCAAGTCGAAGGTCAATTCATGAAAAGTGGAGGGGACTTGGTGAAAAAAAAGATCCTAACATAGGTGTATAG
- a CDS encoding transglycosylase SLT domain-containing protein produces the protein MKTKYKTTQPIKSIILVSTILIVFITTASFSYKYFTVEEAKEKINHIEKSMTDLRSTMNLDSKRQYEVQRIIKIIEQYNDQMSAEQKYAIADEIYKMSLKYSNLNVDLICATITHESALTWRHDVVSPKGAMGLMQIMPQTGQQLAKEEGIPWTSAEKVLFDPIINIRLGCRYLSNLVHQYEIDGGLAAYNGGEKRAALWIKNRNHKTDWSILWEETRTYVPAILKLYEKFQQQTGIL, from the coding sequence ATGAAGACTAAATATAAAACCACGCAACCGATTAAATCAATCATATTGGTTTCAACAATTTTGATTGTTTTTATCACAACAGCAAGCTTTTCCTACAAATATTTTACGGTTGAGGAGGCCAAAGAGAAAATCAATCATATCGAGAAATCGATGACCGACCTCCGATCTACAATGAATTTGGACAGCAAGCGCCAATATGAAGTGCAGCGGATCATCAAAATTATCGAGCAATACAATGATCAGATGAGTGCTGAACAGAAATATGCCATCGCTGATGAGATTTATAAGATGAGTTTGAAATATTCCAATTTGAATGTTGATTTGATTTGCGCCACAATTACCCATGAGAGTGCACTGACTTGGCGGCATGATGTCGTGTCACCGAAAGGTGCAATGGGGTTAATGCAAATTATGCCTCAAACAGGGCAACAATTAGCCAAGGAGGAAGGTATCCCCTGGACATCAGCAGAGAAGGTCTTGTTCGATCCTATTATCAATATCCGATTGGGATGCCGCTATCTGTCGAATCTAGTACATCAGTACGAGATCGACGGGGGATTGGCGGCTTATAATGGCGGCGAGAAGAGAGCAGCGCTTTGGATTAAAAATCGAAATCATAAGACCGATTGGTCGATTCTTTGGGAAGAGACCCGAACTTATGTTCCAGCGATATTGAAACTCTACGAAAAATTCCAACAGCAAACCGGGATCTTATGA
- the ftsZ gene encoding cell division protein FtsZ, with amino-acid sequence MKAKDEELEQILRSHRTVIRVIGTGGAGNNTLTRLAEVGINGVETIAINTDAQSLLHTKADNKILIGKNISNGLGSGSDPQIGEDAAREDAEEIKKSLEGSDMVFVTCGLGGGTGTGSAPVIAEIAKSLNALTISVVTLPFSEEGSARKQNAIAGLERLRANSDTVIVVQNDKLLDIVPDLPLNAAFKVADEVLVNAVKGITELVTEKGLINLDFSDVRSVMKDGSTAMIGIGESDSENKAEEAVARAVENPLLDVDITGAKSALIHITGDETMSIRDAKNIIVSIAKKLAPDAKLIWGARIDANAKGKIKVLLIATGLQSDRSEQRAASTPMIAEPKASVPSAAPAPTKQLFDIKDTPKIAVTPEETIKTEFEEPMPQVKPQKVFDQIFLDEIKGDLHILKESIKKLEENSYDEKVFRNIKNACMALQNSAQMFSNQKFEEFTLFIGEFVEELLTKKIKITNGFLPYFRKIPKILDGIIANDSGAIIDAQHVIEKLTLLIDQQDNRPMPKPKPARPLERESANILKDELKIEQKEVKTRLRMDVN; translated from the coding sequence TTGAAAGCCAAAGACGAAGAACTTGAGCAGATTTTGAGATCGCATCGCACTGTGATCCGGGTCATAGGAACTGGGGGAGCGGGAAATAATACGCTTACCCGCCTCGCTGAAGTTGGCATCAATGGAGTGGAGACCATTGCGATTAACACCGATGCTCAGTCGCTCTTGCATACTAAGGCGGACAACAAAATATTAATTGGCAAAAATATCTCCAATGGTCTTGGCTCTGGGAGCGATCCCCAAATTGGGGAAGATGCAGCCCGCGAGGACGCAGAGGAGATCAAAAAGAGCCTCGAGGGCAGCGATATGGTGTTTGTGACCTGTGGTCTTGGAGGCGGTACTGGCACGGGCTCAGCACCAGTAATTGCAGAGATCGCCAAGAGCTTAAATGCGCTGACAATATCAGTCGTGACGCTGCCTTTTAGTGAAGAAGGGAGCGCGAGGAAACAGAACGCGATTGCTGGGCTGGAACGACTGCGCGCGAATTCTGATACGGTCATTGTGGTTCAAAACGATAAACTGCTCGACATTGTTCCAGATCTGCCATTAAACGCGGCATTTAAAGTGGCTGATGAAGTGTTAGTCAATGCGGTAAAAGGGATCACTGAATTGGTGACCGAGAAGGGGCTCATTAATCTTGATTTTTCTGATGTCCGATCTGTGATGAAAGATGGTAGCACTGCCATGATCGGTATTGGCGAAAGTGATTCTGAAAACAAAGCTGAAGAAGCTGTGGCTCGGGCGGTCGAAAATCCATTGTTAGATGTAGATATTACCGGAGCGAAAAGCGCGTTAATTCATATCACTGGCGATGAGACAATGTCGATCCGAGATGCTAAAAATATCATTGTCTCCATTGCCAAGAAACTCGCTCCTGATGCCAAGCTGATTTGGGGGGCACGGATCGATGCGAACGCTAAAGGAAAAATCAAAGTGCTGTTGATCGCTACGGGGCTCCAGTCGGATCGCTCTGAACAGCGCGCCGCTTCAACTCCCATGATAGCAGAACCGAAGGCGAGTGTTCCGTCAGCAGCGCCTGCTCCAACAAAGCAGCTCTTTGATATCAAAGATACACCCAAAATTGCAGTTACCCCCGAAGAGACAATTAAAACGGAATTCGAAGAGCCGATGCCACAAGTTAAACCGCAAAAGGTGTTCGATCAGATTTTCCTTGATGAAATCAAGGGCGATTTGCATATATTGAAGGAATCAATTAAGAAGCTTGAAGAAAACAGTTACGATGAAAAGGTATTTCGCAATATCAAAAACGCCTGCATGGCACTTCAGAACTCGGCTCAAATGTTTTCCAACCAGAAATTTGAGGAATTCACGTTATTCATCGGTGAGTTTGTTGAGGAACTATTAACCAAGAAGATTAAAATTACCAATGGATTTCTCCCATATTTTCGGAAAATTCCTAAAATTCTGGACGGGATCATCGCCAATGACAGTGGGGCAATTATCGATGCTCAGCATGTGATCGAAAAATTGACATTATTGATTGATCAACAGGATAATCGTCCCATGCCAAAGCCGAAACCGGCGCGGCCGTTGGAGCGCGAATCGGCTAATATACTTAAAGATGAATTGAAGATCGAGCAAAAGGAAGTCAAAACCAGATTGCGCATGGATGTGAATTGA
- a CDS encoding MFS transporter, giving the protein MEKRTPFPKVFWVANLIEVLERFAYYGIYVGFGIYMTTVLKFEASRLGTVQSIFLFFSYVIPVISGSFADRFGFKKILIVSYLAYLPSILLLIILKSFSGVLLTMLSIALAAGIFKPLISGTVRSVTDKTNKTLGFGIFYAMVNIGASFGPIIAGKLRVLSWNYAFLAAASGVILMLLITIFFYKEPPRQIEGATLKTKLNELVIALSNLKFATFLAIIGLFFWLPLWAFFNLCPLYVDTTIDTAQLYLTVKSIFGSSVANFISRVDEHGVRRILGETISHTGYIIMIFQVIVSRIAERFKALPTFSTGLLIAALGMLMIGIARVVNPNFIFAGIFLFAIGEMTASPRIQEYITWIAPKEQAGLYMGSNFLPIAVGGALSGYFYTSLLYSQFSTMNHPEYVWLILAGNFLLGVLVLFVFTKRLGEFKELEQ; this is encoded by the coding sequence ATGGAAAAAAGAACGCCTTTTCCGAAGGTTTTTTGGGTCGCCAATCTTATCGAAGTTCTGGAGCGGTTTGCCTATTACGGCATCTATGTAGGTTTCGGTATCTATATGACGACGGTTCTCAAGTTTGAAGCCTCGCGTTTAGGTACAGTTCAGAGTATCTTCTTGTTCTTTTCATATGTAATACCAGTTATTTCTGGCAGCTTTGCTGATCGATTCGGTTTTAAGAAAATTTTAATCGTTTCTTACCTTGCCTATTTGCCATCGATTTTGTTGCTTATCATCTTGAAATCCTTTTCTGGTGTTTTGCTCACGATGCTAAGCATCGCTTTGGCCGCAGGGATATTTAAGCCATTGATCTCTGGAACAGTGCGAAGCGTAACCGATAAGACCAATAAGACCCTTGGTTTCGGCATTTTTTATGCAATGGTGAATATCGGTGCTTCGTTCGGTCCCATTATCGCGGGCAAATTGCGCGTGCTCTCCTGGAACTACGCATTCCTGGCTGCTGCGTCCGGGGTCATCCTCATGTTGCTAATTACCATCTTTTTCTATAAAGAGCCTCCTCGGCAAATCGAGGGTGCAACGCTGAAAACAAAACTAAACGAGCTGGTCATCGCCTTATCGAACTTAAAATTCGCTACGTTCTTGGCGATCATTGGTCTATTTTTTTGGCTGCCCCTATGGGCATTTTTCAACTTGTGTCCTCTTTATGTCGATACCACAATCGACACTGCCCAGCTGTATTTAACCGTCAAAAGCATTTTTGGCAGCTCCGTTGCCAACTTCATCTCTCGGGTCGATGAGCATGGCGTGCGAAGGATTCTCGGCGAGACGATCTCACATACCGGCTACATCATTATGATCTTTCAAGTCATCGTATCAAGAATAGCCGAGCGTTTCAAAGCATTGCCAACCTTCTCCACAGGCCTTCTGATTGCTGCCCTGGGAATGTTAATGATTGGCATTGCCCGAGTAGTGAATCCTAATTTTATCTTCGCTGGCATCTTCCTTTTTGCGATCGGTGAGATGACAGCCTCCCCTCGAATTCAAGAATACATCACCTGGATCGCTCCAAAGGAGCAAGCTGGCCTTTACATGGGTTCCAATTTCCTTCCTATTGCAGTCGGTGGTGCGCTGAGCGGCTATTTCTATACATCTCTGCTCTATTCTCAATTCAGCACCATGAATCATCCTGAATACGTCTGGCTTATCCTCGCTGGAAATTTTCTCTTGGGAGTTCTTGTCCTATTTGTTTTCACGAAAAGACTTGGAGAGTTTAAGGAACTGGAGCAATAA
- a CDS encoding STAS domain-containing protein → MSDLSNMEPIPFHNKIFFCDIIGYSKLQPINQYECHAQLTRIIRSCLDKLNARLMEDVIALPTGDGLILNYIKPEPDIHLKTALAVLEILAKYNQSTYWPIKLRIGLNTNVDSIVLDVNNKKNIVGRGINLAERITSLGAHGKILMHKRVFEDLNNYKKYDGKMIFLGDFTVKHNVVVPIYQYIDPSCDFLDNTPLERIDSTPSTLTLSDIRKSRVKENILSIKLNAYDHDYFDDLHDYLEEFLDNQQLFQNTKIAVNWIANEMLDNVFKHGNLQPEDTILLKLDRVKNGILISTEQPDRPEFRTRNITQYSEDHFLTMLTKKGITINVLHANDRMTISCMLPTEFKLKELHMLDVDQPPELKPKLNELLGDSGVMTQEHSASISYTMLENRICLIKLKDKIYQNEVTKFKELIDKFLAAKTIDFIVDLSELVYICSAGIANFINCYRAARREGGTIIYVNPNEKIQEVFSICRLDQILQITRTIADALAYFRMFYA, encoded by the coding sequence ATGAGCGATCTTTCAAACATGGAGCCTATTCCATTTCATAATAAAATCTTTTTTTGTGATATTATCGGCTACTCGAAATTACAGCCCATTAATCAGTACGAGTGCCATGCTCAATTAACGCGCATCATTCGAAGCTGCCTTGATAAGCTGAATGCCCGACTGATGGAAGATGTCATTGCATTGCCAACAGGCGATGGGTTGATTCTAAATTACATTAAGCCAGAGCCTGACATTCATCTGAAAACCGCTCTGGCCGTCCTAGAAATTTTGGCCAAATACAATCAATCGACTTATTGGCCGATTAAGCTTCGAATTGGGTTAAATACCAATGTGGATTCCATCGTGTTGGATGTCAACAACAAGAAAAATATTGTCGGTCGGGGGATTAATTTGGCTGAGCGCATCACCAGCCTGGGCGCTCATGGCAAAATCCTGATGCATAAACGCGTTTTCGAGGACTTAAATAATTATAAAAAATATGATGGCAAAATGATCTTCTTGGGCGATTTCACTGTCAAACACAATGTGGTCGTCCCTATCTATCAATATATCGATCCGAGCTGCGACTTTTTGGACAACACCCCATTAGAGCGAATTGATTCTACCCCATCCACACTTACTCTGAGCGACATCCGCAAAAGTCGCGTCAAAGAGAATATCCTTAGTATCAAATTGAATGCGTATGATCACGACTATTTCGATGATCTTCATGATTATCTTGAGGAGTTTCTGGATAATCAGCAATTGTTCCAGAACACCAAAATTGCGGTCAATTGGATCGCCAACGAGATGCTGGACAATGTGTTCAAACATGGAAATCTACAGCCAGAAGACACTATCTTGCTCAAATTGGATCGAGTCAAAAACGGAATTTTGATCTCCACTGAGCAGCCAGATCGCCCAGAATTTCGGACCAGAAACATCACCCAATACTCTGAAGATCATTTCCTCACTATGTTGACCAAAAAAGGAATCACCATCAATGTGCTGCATGCCAACGATCGAATGACCATTTCGTGCATGCTGCCCACTGAGTTCAAACTCAAGGAACTTCACATGCTCGATGTGGATCAACCACCAGAGCTTAAACCCAAATTAAATGAGTTGCTAGGTGACTCAGGTGTGATGACTCAGGAGCACAGCGCATCAATTAGCTATACCATGCTTGAAAATCGAATTTGCCTGATCAAATTGAAAGACAAAATTTATCAGAACGAAGTCACAAAATTCAAGGAACTCATCGACAAATTTCTGGCTGCCAAAACCATCGATTTTATTGTTGATTTATCGGAACTGGTTTATATTTGTTCTGCTGGGATCGCGAATTTCATCAACTGTTATCGGGCTGCCAGGCGCGAAGGTGGCACGATCATCTACGTCAACCCAAATGAAAAAATCCAGGAGGTATTCAGTATCTGCCGCCTGGACCAGATCCTTCAGATTACTCGCACCATTGCTGATGCCCTCGCCTATTTTCGGATGTTCTATGCATAG